The Dunckerocampus dactyliophorus isolate RoL2022-P2 chromosome 13, RoL_Ddac_1.1, whole genome shotgun sequence genome window below encodes:
- the LOC129192628 gene encoding E3 ubiquitin-protein ligase TRIM35 isoform X2: MAEKTSRADQENKLEQEQNLRYFDDQAFETTARRESTNLDLTEEEETSPQTEEETECPGCQSVGVVTLPCSHKLCLRCIELSQQEMGHEGCTICYGSQLMDSVLHSLLGALFQGQPRRYGVTPQAEAAILRTAAEESKTYGENGNLEKEQQCVKHGEPFSEFCLDKGDLLCQKCQMNDQEQHQCCSIQEAVLVCKRQMRSTIRAIQEQLETITTIKQNWEDTATHIMTQSITTTQILREEFEKMHQHLRDEEAALMSELKREEEEKIQQVEHKINKLSNDIRNLTTGIRELEEFMESENIFFLKNYRSASQRTPYRVDEYKDEFGALIDVPKYQSCIQHHVWEKMLRIIHYFPVTLDPNTGSSCLVVSPDLSSVLVCDEQPLPDNPERFVNPQGVLGSAGFSSGSHHWEVEVGENSQWSLGVASESVNRKDWSGLDENPVESSGGLWTVSLSSGVREAQTSLFPSTVLHPALPSTS; the protein is encoded by the exons ATGGCTGAGAAGACGAGTCGGGCTGATCAGGAGAATAAACTGGAACAAGAGCAAAACCTTAGGTATTTTGATGACCAAGCTTTTGAAACTACAGCCAGAAGAGAATCCACTAATCTGGATTTGACTGAAGAAGAGGAGACCTCACCCCAAACTGAAGAAGAGactgagtgtccaggttgccAGTCAGTGGGTGTTGTGACTTTGCCTTGCAGCCACAAGCTATGTCTACGTTGCATTGAACTGAGCCAGCAGGAGATGGGTCATGAAGGTTGCACAATCTGCTATGGTTCCCAGTTGATGGACTCTGTCCTTCACAGTCTGTTGGGTGCCTTGTTCCAGGGGCAGCCCAGGAGATATGGGGTGACACCACAAGCAGAAGCAGCGATTTTAAGGACTGCTGCAGAGGAGTCCAAAACTTATGGTGAAAATGGTAATTTGGAGAAAGAGCAGCAATGTGTGAAGCATGGAGAACCGTTCAGTGAGTTTTGTCTAGACAAGGGAGACCTCCTCTGccaaaagtgtcaaatgaacgATCAGGAACAACACCAGTGCTGCTCCATTCAAGAGGCTGTTCTTGTTTGTAAG AGGCAGATGAGATCTACCATCAGAGCTATCCAGGAGCAACTGGAGACTATAACcaccataaaacaaaactgGGAGGACACAGCAACTCACATCATG ACCCAGTCAATAACAACCACCCAGATCTTGAGGGAGGAATttgagaagatgcaccagcactTGCGTGACGAAGAGGCCGCTCTGATGTCAGAGTTGAAGCgggaagaagaagagaagattCAGCAGGTCGAGCACAAGATAAACAAGTTGAGTAACGACATACGGAACCTGACTACCGGTATCAGAGAATTGGAAGAATTTATGGAATCAGAGAACATCTTCTTTCTAAAG aATTACAGAAGTGCCTCTCAAAG GACTCCGTACAGAGTGGACGAGTACAAAGATGAATTTGGAGCTCTGATTGATGTCCCCAAGTACCAGAGCTGCATTCAACACCATGTCTGGGAGAAGATGCTGAGAATAATCCACTATT TCCCGGTGACCTTGGATCCCAATACCGGCTCATCGTGTTTAGTCGTGTCTCCTGACCTGTCcagtgtgttagtgtgtgatgAACAGCCTCTTCCAGACAACCCAGAGAGATTTGTGAACCCACAGGGCGTCTTGGGTTCAGCTGGATTCAGCTCTGGGAGCCATCACTGGGAGGTGGAAGTCGGCGAGAACAGCCAGTGGTCTTTAGGGGTGGCCAGTGAGAGTGTAAATAGGAAGGACTGGTCTGGATTGGATGAAAATCCTGTTGAATCTAGTGGTGGCCTGTGGACTGTGTCCCTCTCCTCTGGCGT